A portion of the uncultured Bacteroides sp. genome contains these proteins:
- a CDS encoding AAA family ATPase, translating to MAEKTTIDTDNPEFQDALNLIQYTRQSVFLTGKAGTGKSTFLKHICQNTKKKHVVLAPTGIAAINAGGSTMHSFFKLPFYPLLADDPNMSLQRGRIHDFFKYAKPHRKLLEQIELVIIDEISMVRADIIDAIDRILRVYSHNLREPFGGKQILLVGDVFQLEPVVKSDEREIINRFYPTPYFFSAKVFSEIDLVSIELKKVYRQTDKVFVNVLDHIRTNTAGAADLQLLNTRYGTSIQHSEEDMYITLATRRDNVDFINDKKLTELPGDPIVFHGEITGEFPESSLPTQKDLILKPGAQIIFIKNDYERRWVNGTIGTVSGIDEEGTIYVITDDGKECDVKKDSWRNIRYKYNEQKRQIEEEELGVFVQYPIRLAWAITIHKSQGLTFSRVVIDFTGGVFAGGQAYVALSRCTSLEGIQLKKQISRADIFVRPEIVSFSERFNNRIAIEKALKKAQADVEYVEATKAFDAGDFEAFLEQFFKAIHSRYDIEKPVVRRFIRKKLGIINQLKCENKALKEQMVIQKQSLQKYAREYYQMGNECITQAHDLRAAIANYDKALELYPDYVDVWVRKGITLSNELQYGEAEECFNKAVKLSPIEFKGFYNRGKLRLKTENVEGALADLDKATTLKPEHAAAHELFGDALLKVGKEDLASIQWRIAEELKKKKKK from the coding sequence ATGGCAGAAAAGACGACGATAGATACTGATAATCCGGAGTTTCAGGATGCTCTCAACCTGATACAATACACCCGCCAATCCGTCTTTTTGACCGGGAAGGCGGGAACAGGAAAATCTACGTTCCTGAAACACATCTGCCAAAACACCAAAAAAAAGCATGTAGTATTGGCTCCAACGGGCATTGCCGCCATCAACGCAGGAGGAAGTACCATGCACAGCTTTTTCAAGTTGCCTTTCTACCCCCTTTTAGCAGACGATCCAAACATGAGTTTGCAGCGGGGACGGATACACGATTTCTTTAAGTATGCCAAACCACATCGCAAGTTGCTGGAACAGATAGAGCTGGTTATCATTGATGAAATCTCAATGGTAAGAGCGGACATTATTGATGCCATTGATCGTATCTTACGAGTGTATTCACACAATTTGCGCGAGCCCTTCGGCGGCAAACAAATTCTGCTGGTGGGCGATGTCTTTCAATTGGAGCCGGTAGTGAAAAGCGACGAACGGGAAATTATCAACCGGTTCTATCCCACTCCTTATTTTTTCTCGGCCAAAGTTTTCTCGGAAATAGACCTCGTATCCATCGAACTGAAAAAAGTGTACCGCCAAACAGATAAGGTATTTGTCAACGTGCTCGACCATATACGCACCAACACAGCCGGAGCAGCCGACTTGCAACTGCTCAACACACGCTATGGAACGAGCATACAGCATTCTGAAGAAGATATGTACATCACTCTGGCCACGCGAAGAGACAACGTAGACTTCATCAACGATAAAAAGCTAACCGAACTACCAGGCGACCCGATTGTATTTCATGGCGAGATAACCGGAGAATTTCCCGAGAGCAGTTTGCCCACGCAGAAAGATTTGATACTAAAGCCCGGCGCACAGATCATCTTTATAAAGAATGATTATGAACGACGTTGGGTGAACGGAACCATCGGAACTGTGAGTGGTATAGATGAAGAAGGAACTATTTATGTTATAACTGATGATGGCAAAGAATGCGACGTGAAGAAAGATTCGTGGAGGAATATTCGATATAAATACAACGAGCAGAAAAGGCAGATAGAAGAAGAAGAGCTAGGTGTATTTGTGCAGTATCCCATCCGCTTGGCCTGGGCCATCACGATACACAAAAGTCAGGGACTTACTTTTAGCCGTGTAGTCATAGACTTCACCGGAGGTGTTTTTGCCGGCGGACAAGCATACGTAGCGCTGAGTAGATGTACTTCACTCGAAGGGATTCAACTCAAGAAACAAATCAGCAGAGCCGACATTTTTGTTCGCCCCGAGATCGTGAGCTTCTCCGAACGTTTCAATAACCGTATTGCCATCGAGAAGGCCTTGAAGAAGGCTCAAGCCGATGTGGAATATGTGGAAGCAACCAAAGCTTTTGATGCCGGAGACTTTGAAGCGTTTCTAGAGCAATTCTTCAAAGCCATACATTCTCGCTACGACATAGAGAAACCCGTGGTACGACGATTTATTCGCAAGAAACTAGGGATCATTAATCAGCTGAAGTGTGAAAACAAGGCATTGAAAGAACAAATGGTTATTCAAAAGCAAAGTTTGCAGAAGTATGCCCGCGAATATTACCAAATGGGAAATGAGTGCATCACGCAAGCGCATGACCTGCGTGCGGCCATTGCCAATTACGACAAGGCTTTGGAGCTATACCCCGACTATGTAGATGTATGGGTGCGAAAAGGCATCACCCTAAGCAACGAACTGCAATACGGCGAAGCCGAAGAATGTTTTAACAAGGCCGTGAAACTTTCACCCATAGAATTTAAGGGATTCTACAACAGAGGAAAACTACGCTTGAAAACAGAAAATGTAGAAGGTGCCTTGGCCGACCTCGACAAAGCCACCACCCTAAAGCCTGAACACGCTGCTGCCCACGAATTATTTGGAGATGCCCTGCTCAAAGTTGGTAAAGAGGATTTGGCAAGCATACAATGGAGAATTGCAGAGGAGTTAAAGAAAAAAAAGAAGAAATAA
- a CDS encoding Cof-type HAD-IIB family hydrolase: MIKALFFDIDGTLVSFNTHTIPQSSINALTELRSKGLKIFISTGRPRVAINNLGNLFFDGYITMNGSYCYGENDEVIYRSPIPQEDVETIFRILSAEKDCPCVVVRENQMFICNPNAQIDEFIRLLKFPQVPVISIEEATKEEVFQLSPFFSLEQEQKYLPLLAHCESSRWYPTFTDIVCKGNSKQLGMDKIIERFGIKLEETMSFGDGGNDITMLRHAGIGVAMGNATQQVKESADYITDSVDEDGIWNALKHFGII; encoded by the coding sequence ATGATAAAAGCCCTGTTTTTCGATATTGACGGGACACTTGTAAGCTTCAACACTCATACAATTCCGCAATCCAGCATTAACGCATTAACAGAATTAAGAAGTAAAGGACTCAAGATATTCATCTCTACCGGACGCCCCAGAGTGGCAATCAACAATTTGGGTAATTTGTTTTTCGACGGATACATCACCATGAATGGTAGCTATTGTTATGGAGAAAATGACGAAGTTATTTACAGAAGTCCCATTCCACAAGAGGATGTGGAGACTATATTCCGCATACTCTCAGCAGAGAAAGATTGTCCTTGTGTGGTCGTTCGCGAAAACCAAATGTTTATTTGCAATCCCAATGCACAGATTGACGAATTCATACGACTACTGAAATTCCCTCAGGTTCCGGTAATCAGCATTGAAGAAGCCACTAAAGAAGAGGTCTTTCAGCTATCTCCTTTTTTCTCACTAGAGCAAGAGCAGAAATATCTACCTCTTTTGGCTCATTGTGAATCGAGCCGTTGGTATCCTACCTTTACGGACATCGTGTGTAAAGGCAACAGCAAACAACTGGGAATGGATAAGATAATAGAACGTTTCGGTATCAAACTAGAAGAAACCATGTCGTTTGGTGATGGAGGAAACGATATCACCATGCTACGCCATGCCGGCATAGGAGTAGCGATGGGTAATGCCACACAACAAGTGAAAGAATCGGCCGACTACATCACCGATTCTGTAGACGAAGACGGAATTTGGAATGCATTGAAACACTTCGGTATTATTTAG
- a CDS encoding MalY/PatB family protein, producing MIYNFDEVVDRRNTDALKYEAIQPRWGRKDLIPLWVADMEFRTPPFIIKALKDRLDNEVLGYTMKSESWYSSIIDWVDKRFNWKISREMLTHTPGIVPGLAMAIQSLTEVGDKVMVQPPVYHPFFLVTQHNNREVVYNSLVLENGQFRMDMERFKEDIKGCKLFILCNPHNPGGRVWTKEELIEVARICYENQTIVISDEIHADLTLSPYVHYPFATVSEEARVNSIIFMSPSKAFNMPGISSSYCIIENEKIRRKFSSYVNGSELGEGHLFSFISVAAAYSNGTEWLEQVKTYIQGNIDFIDEYFRKNIPTIKVIRPQASYLIFLDCRELKLAQKDLVNLFVDGAHLALNDGTMFGKEGAGFMRLNAACPRSVLKQALDQLQSACHNY from the coding sequence ATGATATATAATTTTGATGAAGTAGTAGACCGTCGCAACACAGACGCTCTGAAGTATGAAGCGATCCAACCACGTTGGGGCAGAAAAGATCTGATTCCACTTTGGGTGGCTGACATGGAGTTTCGCACACCGCCTTTCATTATAAAGGCATTGAAAGACAGACTTGATAATGAGGTTTTGGGATATACCATGAAATCTGAAAGTTGGTATTCTTCCATTATTGATTGGGTAGACAAGCGTTTTAATTGGAAAATATCGCGTGAGATGCTAACCCATACACCCGGGATCGTTCCGGGATTGGCTATGGCTATTCAAAGTCTCACCGAAGTGGGGGATAAGGTAATGGTGCAGCCACCGGTATATCATCCTTTTTTCTTGGTTACACAGCATAATAACCGAGAAGTAGTATACAATTCGCTTGTACTCGAAAACGGTCAATTTCGCATGGATATGGAGCGTTTCAAAGAGGATATTAAGGGCTGTAAACTGTTCATTCTTTGTAATCCCCATAACCCCGGTGGAAGGGTATGGACAAAAGAGGAGTTGATTGAGGTAGCACGTATTTGTTACGAGAATCAGACCATTGTAATCTCCGATGAGATTCATGCCGATCTTACCTTATCCCCTTATGTTCACTATCCTTTTGCTACTGTATCTGAGGAGGCGAGAGTAAACTCTATCATTTTCATGTCACCTAGCAAAGCGTTCAATATGCCCGGGATCTCCAGCTCGTACTGCATCATAGAAAATGAAAAGATACGAAGAAAATTCAGCTCTTATGTTAATGGAAGTGAACTGGGTGAAGGGCATCTCTTCTCTTTCATCAGCGTGGCGGCGGCATATAGTAACGGTACGGAGTGGCTAGAACAGGTGAAAACTTATATTCAGGGGAACATCGATTTCATTGATGAGTACTTTCGGAAAAATATACCAACCATTAAAGTTATCCGTCCGCAGGCTTCTTATCTCATTTTTCTCGATTGTCGTGAATTGAAATTAGCGCAGAAAGATTTGGTGAATCTTTTTGTGGATGGTGCTCATTTGGCGCTCAATGATGGTACGATGTTTGGAAAAGAAGGAGCAGGCTTCATGAGACTGAATGCTGCCTGTCCGCGAAGTGTATTGAAACAGGCTCTCGATCAATTGCAATCTGCATGCCACAATTATTAG
- a CDS encoding PLP-dependent transferase yields the protein MKEKSFEAQVLHTPFDKEDAYGSLSMPVYNTAAYEFDTAEAMEAAFCGRTADHAYSRITNPTVQYFERKIQAVTGAMSVTALNSGMAAISNTFIAIAQSGTNVVTSAHLFGNTYSFLKNTLAAFGVEARCCDLTNIEEVRAQVNEHTCAIFLEVITNPQLEVADLRALAAVGREKGVPLVADTTVIPFHVFSAKDCGVDIELVSSTKYISGGATSIGGLIVDYGTFDWSRSEKLAAMSREFGAATFTTKLRKEIHRNLGAYMTPQVAYMQTLGLETVVVRFERQANTCLELAKSLEKLSGVESVNYTGLESSPYYVLSTEQFGSLPGAMLTFDLASREACFRFINKLQLIRRATNLFDNKSLAIHPASTIYGSFTAEQRKSMDVSDKTIRFSVGLESVDDLLEDIVQALQ from the coding sequence ATGAAAGAAAAAAGTTTTGAGGCGCAAGTGCTGCATACTCCTTTTGATAAAGAAGATGCGTATGGCTCTCTCTCTATGCCTGTATATAATACGGCAGCTTATGAATTTGATACGGCAGAAGCTATGGAAGCGGCTTTTTGCGGACGCACTGCCGATCATGCTTATTCGCGTATCACTAATCCTACCGTACAATATTTCGAAAGAAAGATACAGGCAGTGACAGGAGCAATGAGTGTAACTGCTCTCAATTCAGGAATGGCGGCTATCAGCAATACTTTCATCGCAATAGCTCAGTCTGGCACTAATGTGGTAACATCTGCTCATCTTTTTGGAAATACGTATTCTTTCCTGAAAAATACTCTTGCTGCTTTTGGTGTTGAAGCTCGTTGTTGTGATCTGACTAATATTGAAGAAGTAAGGGCACAGGTAAACGAACATACTTGTGCCATTTTTTTGGAAGTTATTACCAATCCCCAACTTGAAGTGGCCGATTTGAGAGCACTTGCGGCTGTTGGTCGTGAGAAGGGTGTTCCATTGGTGGCTGATACTACGGTGATTCCTTTTCATGTCTTTTCTGCCAAAGATTGTGGTGTCGATATCGAATTAGTGTCGAGCACAAAATATATCTCGGGCGGAGCAACTAGTATTGGTGGATTGATTGTGGATTATGGCACTTTCGACTGGAGTCGTTCGGAGAAACTTGCTGCAATGAGTCGTGAGTTTGGTGCGGCTACTTTTACCACCAAACTGCGTAAGGAAATTCATCGTAACCTTGGCGCTTATATGACTCCACAAGTAGCCTATATGCAAACATTGGGGCTGGAAACTGTAGTGGTTCGTTTTGAACGTCAGGCTAATACATGCCTCGAATTAGCGAAGAGTTTGGAGAAACTTTCCGGGGTGGAGTCAGTGAATTATACCGGTCTGGAGAGTAGTCCTTATTACGTACTGAGCACCGAACAGTTTGGCTCTCTTCCGGGTGCCATGCTTACTTTTGATCTGGCATCTCGTGAAGCCTGCTTTCGCTTTATCAATAAGCTTCAATTGATTCGCCGGGCAACCAATTTGTTTGATAACAAATCTTTGGCTATTCATCCTGCCAGTACTATTTATGGCTCGTTCACTGCCGAACAACGTAAAAGCATGGATGTGAGTGATAAAACGATTCGCTTCTCCGTTGGTTTGGAGAGTGTGGATGATTTACTGGAGGATATAGTACAAGCGTTGCAATAA
- a CDS encoding SPFH domain-containing protein, translating to MEAKETSFNGLKMNGFSMLFISILLLILSVVLFFMFDLFGEISIAFGIAGIVLFIFLICGFISLEPNEARAMVFFGKYQGTFKETGFFWVNPFLNKKKLSLRARNLDVEPIKVNDKIGNPVLIGLVLVWKLKDTYKAMFEIDSQTMAMSNDTGKNGTQANAANSVANRMNAFENFVKIQSDAALRQVAGQYAYDGNDGDTEELTLRSGGDEINDQLEQKLNERLAMAGMEVVEARLNYLAYAPEIAAVMLRRQQASAIIAAREKIVEGAVSMVKMALNKLSEEQIVELDEEKKAAMVSNLLVVLCADEAAQPVINTGTLNH from the coding sequence ATGGAAGCGAAAGAAACATCTTTTAATGGTTTGAAAATGAATGGATTTTCAATGCTATTCATTTCTATTTTACTGCTTATTTTGAGTGTAGTATTGTTCTTTATGTTCGATTTGTTTGGAGAGATCTCCATTGCATTTGGTATTGCGGGTATTGTCCTTTTTATTTTTCTGATATGTGGTTTTATTTCCCTTGAACCTAATGAAGCTAGGGCAATGGTTTTCTTTGGGAAGTATCAAGGAACTTTTAAAGAAACCGGATTTTTTTGGGTAAATCCTTTTTTGAATAAAAAGAAACTCTCTTTGCGTGCTCGTAATCTGGATGTAGAGCCTATAAAGGTGAATGATAAAATTGGTAATCCTGTTTTGATTGGTCTGGTTTTAGTTTGGAAATTGAAGGATACATATAAAGCTATGTTTGAGATTGATTCGCAGACTATGGCTATGAGCAATGATACAGGCAAAAATGGGACTCAAGCTAATGCAGCTAATTCGGTCGCAAATAGAATGAACGCTTTTGAGAATTTTGTAAAGATACAAAGTGATGCTGCGCTTAGACAAGTGGCCGGGCAATATGCATACGATGGTAATGATGGCGATACAGAGGAGCTGACCTTACGCTCCGGTGGTGATGAAATTAATGATCAGTTGGAGCAAAAGCTAAATGAACGTTTGGCTATGGCGGGTATGGAGGTTGTAGAAGCAAGATTGAATTATCTGGCTTATGCACCTGAAATTGCTGCTGTAATGCTTCGTCGCCAGCAAGCTTCGGCTATAATTGCTGCGCGTGAGAAAATAGTAGAAGGAGCTGTTTCGATGGTGAAAATGGCTCTTAATAAACTTTCAGAAGAACAGATTGTAGAACTGGATGAAGAGAAGAAAGCAGCGATGGTAAGCAATTTGTTAGTTGTACTTTGTGCTGATGAAGCAGCACAACCGGTTATCAATACGGGTACATTGAATCATTAA
- a CDS encoding alpha/beta fold hydrolase: MMRFQFVKLAILIAILLWGALKTCAQENEACAHKLLDFIVAGQGDSVYVHLSDDVRAKVSPAMFTEVFAQLEKQFGKYHSKGEWKKDTSAGQVLYYCDVQFERYALRFLTAFEPDGKANTIRFMPIPATPATVAPISPNKDYLEESTIKIVSGSYVLPGTLSLPKKLDKAPVVILVHGSGPNDRDETIGPNKPFRDLAWGLSERGVAVVRYDKRTHVYGTKWMPAGEEGTYDDETVDDALAAIEWVKKNPSLDAKRIYVVGHSLGGMLAPRIAQRAKALGGIVILSGNARPLEDLILEQVTYISSLRDSSEVAKMQIELIRAQVANVKKLGTDNYDTKVGLPFNLSTAYWQFAKDYKQVKTAAKLTLPILILQGERDYQVTMDDFDAWHAVLSHHKNVSFKSYPKLNHLYQEGKGKSIPSEYTLAIPVAKYVVEDIANWIKTGKVNK; the protein is encoded by the coding sequence ATGATGAGATTTCAGTTTGTTAAGCTCGCAATTCTGATTGCAATACTTTTATGGGGAGCTCTGAAAACCTGTGCCCAAGAAAATGAGGCTTGTGCCCATAAATTACTTGATTTCATTGTAGCCGGCCAGGGAGACAGCGTCTATGTACACCTTAGCGATGATGTGCGTGCTAAAGTTTCTCCTGCTATGTTTACTGAAGTCTTTGCTCAGCTTGAAAAACAGTTTGGCAAGTATCACTCCAAGGGCGAATGGAAGAAAGATACATCTGCCGGACAGGTTCTTTATTACTGTGATGTGCAATTTGAACGCTATGCTTTGCGCTTTCTGACAGCCTTTGAACCTGATGGAAAGGCAAATACCATTCGTTTTATGCCCATACCTGCTACACCAGCTACTGTAGCACCTATTTCACCAAACAAAGATTATTTAGAAGAATCAACCATTAAAATTGTATCGGGAAGCTATGTGCTTCCCGGTACTTTGAGTCTTCCTAAAAAACTGGATAAAGCGCCTGTGGTGATTCTCGTACATGGGTCCGGGCCTAATGATCGGGATGAAACCATCGGACCGAACAAGCCTTTTCGTGACTTGGCGTGGGGACTGTCCGAACGAGGTGTTGCAGTTGTTCGCTATGATAAGCGAACACATGTATATGGAACTAAATGGATGCCCGCAGGTGAGGAGGGAACTTATGATGATGAAACAGTGGACGATGCTCTGGCTGCGATAGAATGGGTGAAGAAGAATCCTTCTTTGGATGCAAAACGGATTTACGTTGTGGGGCATAGTTTAGGTGGCATGCTTGCTCCACGAATTGCTCAACGAGCAAAGGCATTGGGGGGAATTGTTATCCTTTCAGGTAATGCTCGTCCCTTGGAAGATTTAATCTTAGAGCAGGTCACTTATATTTCTTCGTTGAGAGATTCTTCAGAAGTGGCAAAAATGCAAATTGAGCTTATAAGAGCTCAGGTGGCTAATGTAAAGAAACTTGGCACGGATAATTATGATACTAAAGTAGGTCTACCTTTTAATCTCAGTACTGCTTATTGGCAGTTTGCAAAAGACTACAAGCAAGTGAAAACGGCTGCTAAGCTCACTCTTCCTATCCTGATTCTTCAAGGCGAGCGGGATTATCAAGTTACTATGGACGATTTTGACGCATGGCATGCTGTACTCAGCCATCATAAAAATGTATCATTTAAGTCTTATCCGAAATTGAATCATCTCTATCAGGAAGGAAAGGGTAAATCAATTCCTTCTGAATATACCCTGGCAATTCCTGTTGCCAAGTATGTTGTGGAGGATATTGCCAATTGGATAAAAACGGGGAAAGTGAATAAGTGA
- a CDS encoding DNA-binding protein gives MAKKESSTKNFVLRVDAATMDALEKWASDEFRSTNGQLQWIIAEALKKGGRLKKNQNTKAGEDQKIKTTDK, from the coding sequence ATGGCTAAGAAAGAATCTTCAACCAAAAATTTCGTGTTGCGTGTAGATGCGGCTACAATGGATGCTCTTGAAAAATGGGCTTCCGATGAGTTTCGTAGTACTAACGGCCAACTTCAGTGGATTATTGCTGAAGCCCTTAAAAAAGGTGGTCGGTTAAAGAAGAACCAAAACACGAAAGCTGGCGAAGACCAAAAGATAAAAACGACTGACAAATAG
- a CDS encoding BlaI/MecI/CopY family transcriptional regulator, giving the protein MKGLTSKEEEIMGFFWKKGPLFVKDLLAFYDEPKPHFNTLSTIVRGLEEKGFLLHNAFGNTYQYYVAVSEEEFRKGTLKNVISKYFGNSYLSVVSSLVKEEDISLDDLKKLITEVEKAHKK; this is encoded by the coding sequence ATGAAAGGATTAACAAGTAAAGAAGAAGAAATCATGGGCTTTTTCTGGAAGAAAGGACCTTTGTTTGTGAAAGATCTGCTGGCTTTTTACGACGAGCCGAAGCCTCATTTCAATACACTCTCTACCATTGTTCGGGGATTGGAGGAAAAGGGTTTCTTACTGCACAATGCTTTTGGCAACACTTATCAATATTATGTAGCAGTAAGCGAAGAAGAATTTCGCAAGGGAACACTCAAAAATGTGATAAGTAAATATTTTGGAAACTCTTATTTAAGCGTGGTTTCTTCATTGGTGAAAGAGGAAGATATTTCTCTTGATGACTTAAAGAAACTCATTACTGAAGTAGAAAAGGCTCATAAGAAATGA
- a CDS encoding M56 family metallopeptidase has protein sequence MGTFFVYILKSAICMALFYLFYRLLLSKETFYRFNRVSLLSILILSLLLPFIAVAITVENEVQQTMLTLQQILMMADKVNVVSHLEKTSITWAQVVLMIYLAGVLFFACRNIYSLIRLFALVRSSKRVKQEKGITLLVHEQDIAPFSWMNYIFISEKELEEESSREILIHELAHIHNRHSLDLLVAEVCVFFQWFNPAAWLIKQELQNIHEYEADETVINHGIDAKQYQLLLIKKAVGTRLYSMANSFNHSKLKKRITMMLKEKSNPWARLKCLYVLPVAAIAVTAFARPEISNELKEISGVKVSDLTSIVEAKSVKNTHPEMELKLQHVQKGMSDVSTASFRTDDTLKVEPLVVIGIKSMPATLEPLILINGEEVSNVIAGAINPETIASIDVLKGKNATDKYGDKGKSGVVLIKLKEVLDLKSANAHSSFLDIGSATYYVDGKKMTSTEFKALDLKNTQIASVNVKKNQPEGNVIEIITRPLAE, from the coding sequence ATGGGAACTTTTTTTGTCTACATATTGAAGTCGGCCATTTGTATGGCATTGTTTTATTTGTTTTATCGATTATTGCTGAGTAAGGAAACCTTTTACCGCTTTAATCGTGTCTCTCTTCTTTCCATTTTGATCTTGTCGTTATTGCTTCCTTTTATAGCTGTAGCGATTACGGTAGAAAATGAAGTGCAACAAACAATGCTGACTCTGCAACAAATTCTTATGATGGCTGATAAGGTAAATGTTGTATCACACTTGGAAAAAACAAGTATAACATGGGCTCAAGTCGTTCTAATGATTTATCTGGCGGGAGTTTTGTTTTTTGCGTGTCGCAATATCTATTCATTAATCCGTTTGTTCGCTTTGGTAAGAAGCTCCAAGCGGGTGAAACAAGAGAAAGGGATTACTTTACTGGTACATGAGCAAGATATTGCCCCTTTCAGTTGGATGAACTACATATTTATATCTGAAAAAGAGTTAGAAGAGGAAAGCAGTCGGGAAATCCTAATCCATGAACTTGCTCATATTCACAACCGTCATTCGTTGGACCTGTTAGTGGCAGAGGTCTGTGTGTTTTTTCAATGGTTCAACCCTGCTGCATGGCTTATCAAACAGGAGCTACAGAACATACATGAGTATGAAGCGGACGAAACGGTTATTAATCACGGCATCGATGCAAAACAATATCAATTATTATTAATTAAAAAAGCTGTCGGCACAAGGCTCTACTCTATGGCCAACAGCTTTAATCACAGTAAACTTAAAAAACGTATCACTATGATGTTAAAAGAAAAATCCAATCCGTGGGCACGGTTAAAATGCCTGTATGTACTGCCGGTAGCGGCTATTGCCGTTACAGCTTTTGCTCGTCCTGAAATCTCTAATGAATTGAAAGAAATTTCAGGTGTCAAAGTTAGTGATTTGACTTCAATTGTTGAAGCGAAATCAGTGAAAAATACTCATCCTGAAATGGAGTTGAAGCTTCAGCATGTGCAAAAAGGCATGTCCGATGTATCAACAGCCTCCTTTAGAACAGATGATACACTGAAGGTAGAACCTCTGGTGGTAATCGGTATTAAATCAATGCCTGCAACACTGGAGCCATTAATATTGATCAATGGCGAAGAGGTCTCTAATGTTATTGCCGGAGCCATCAACCCGGAAACCATTGCTTCTATAGATGTGCTTAAAGGTAAGAATGCTACAGATAAATATGGCGATAAGGGAAAGAGTGGTGTCGTTTTGATTAAGCTAAAAGAGGTGCTTGATTTAAAATCAGCTAATGCTCATTCTTCGTTTTTAGATATAGGCTCTGCAACTTACTATGTAGATGGGAAGAAAATGACCTCGACAGAATTCAAGGCATTGGACCTTAAAAATACTCAAATTGCGAGTGTGAATGTGAAGAAGAATCAGCCGGAAGGGAATGTAATTGAAATAATAACGAGGCCTCTCGCGGAATAA
- a CDS encoding DUF6340 family protein, with protein MAKYSYLFILVLSIVLGSCQTIEQLSIDYMVPADISFPSTLKRVAIVNNVSSNPDNKMIVEPKGDSLLTKNELKRAITYGNGIPAITTESLAKALAEANYFDEVVICDSALRAKDILPREATLSKEEVQKLADNLDVDVIISLENVQIKAVRAIHFIPEWGAFQGTTDAKVYPTIKVYLPLRKGPMVTINANDSIYWEEIGNTESYTLSRMISDAELIKESSDFAGTIPVKYLTPYWKTANRFIYSSGSVEMRDAAIYAREKSWEKAFPLWKLTYQSKNEKQQMRSALNIALYYEMKDSIEEAEKWALKAQELARKVEKVDSKLKEKPDLNRMPNYYFITLYVGELQERITNLPKLSAQMSRFNDDF; from the coding sequence ATGGCGAAATACTCCTATCTATTTATTCTGGTACTTAGTATAGTCTTAGGCTCCTGCCAAACAATAGAACAATTGTCTATAGACTATATGGTTCCGGCTGATATCAGCTTCCCTTCAACATTGAAGCGAGTGGCAATCGTCAATAATGTAAGCTCCAATCCCGACAATAAAATGATTGTCGAACCAAAAGGAGATAGCTTACTGACAAAGAATGAGTTAAAACGTGCAATCACTTATGGCAATGGGATTCCTGCTATTACAACCGAATCATTAGCCAAAGCATTAGCCGAAGCCAATTATTTTGATGAAGTGGTTATTTGCGACTCTGCCTTACGAGCAAAAGATATCTTGCCACGTGAAGCCACTCTTAGCAAAGAAGAAGTACAAAAGTTAGCTGATAATTTAGATGTTGATGTAATCATCTCACTTGAGAACGTGCAAATAAAAGCAGTTAGAGCCATCCACTTTATACCCGAATGGGGAGCTTTTCAAGGCACAACAGACGCAAAAGTCTACCCAACCATTAAAGTTTATCTTCCTTTACGCAAGGGCCCCATGGTAACCATCAACGCCAACGATAGCATCTATTGGGAAGAGATCGGGAACACTGAGTCTTATACGCTCAGCCGTATGATTAGTGACGCAGAATTAATAAAAGAATCATCCGATTTTGCAGGAACGATTCCCGTTAAATATCTTACTCCTTATTGGAAAACAGCGAATCGTTTTATCTACAGCAGTGGTTCAGTAGAAATGCGTGATGCAGCCATCTATGCACGCGAAAAATCATGGGAAAAAGCTTTTCCATTATGGAAACTCACCTATCAATCAAAAAACGAGAAACAACAAATGCGCTCTGCCCTCAACATTGCTCTCTATTATGAAATGAAAGATAGCATCGAAGAAGCTGAAAAGTGGGCATTAAAAGCGCAAGAACTTGCTCGAAAAGTAGAGAAAGTAGATAGTAAACTAAAAGAAAAACCAGATCTAAACCGCATGCCCAATTACTACTTTATCACCCTTTATGTAGGCGAATTACAAGAAAGAATTACCAATTTGCCGAAGCTAAGCGCTCAAATGAGCCGTTTTAATGATGATTTTTAA